From the Anguilla anguilla isolate fAngAng1 chromosome 6, fAngAng1.pri, whole genome shotgun sequence genome, one window contains:
- the opn5 gene encoding opsin-5, translated as MVLTENGTSGSGYVPHYLLQGDPFASKLSKEADIVAAVYICIIGVMSATGNGYVLYMSVRRKTKLKPPELMTVNLALFDFGITVTGKPFFVVSSFSHRWIFGWEGCRYYGWAGFFFGCGSLITMTLVSLDRYLKICHLRYGTWLKRHHAFLAMVFTWLYASFWATMPLVGWGNYAPEPFGTSCTLDWWLAQASVSGQSFVMCILFFCLIFPTVIIVFSYAKIICKVKASAKEVSHYDTRNKSSHILEMKLTKVAMLICAGFLIAWIPYAVVSVWSAFGAHDSIPIPVSVIPTLLAKSSAMYNPIIYQVIDCKNACIKGSCFKALKKRKHCNSSRFHSISGSIKDLPPDGGRVEMQKGAGLCSS; from the exons ATGGTCCTGACTGAGAATGGAACCTCTGGCTCCGGTTACGTCCCTCACTACCTCCTCCAGGGCGACCCTTTCGCCTCCAAACTGTCGAAAGAGGCAGACATTGTAGCCGCTGTTTACATCTGCATTATAG GGGTCATGTCAGCCACTGGGAATGGATATGTCCTCTACATGTCCGTCAGACGGAAGACAAAGTTGAAGCCCCCAGAACTCATGACTGTGAATTTAGCGCTCTTTGACTTTGGCATCACAG TCACAGGGAAGCCCTTCTTCGTGGTGTCCAGCTTCTCCCACCGGTGGATCTTTGGCTGGGAGGGCTGCCGCTACTACGGCTGGGCGGGGTTCTTCTTCGGCTGCGGCAGCCTCATCACCATGACTCTGGTGAGCCTCGACCGCTACCTGAAGATCTGCCATCTTAGATACG GGACTTGGCTGAAGAGGCATCACGCTTTCCTCGCCATGGTGTTCACCTGGCTGTACGCCTCGTTTTGGGCGACCATGCCGCTGGTGGGGTGGGGCAACTACGCCCCGGAGCCTTTCGGCACTTCCTGCACTCTGGACTGGTGGCTGGCTCAGGCGTCCGTGTCCGGACAGTCCTTCGTCATGTGCATACTCTTCTTCTGCCTCATCTTCCCCACCGTCATCATCGTCTTCTCTTACGCCAAGATCATCTGCAAGGTCAAGGCGTCCGCCAAGGAGGTCTCCCACTATGACACTAGGAACAAAAGCAGCCATATTCTGGAAATGAAATTAACGAAG GTGGCAATGTTGATATGCGCTGGTTTTTTAATAGCCTGGATCCCATATGCTGTGGTGTCGGTGTGGTCTGCATTTGGGGCACACGACTCAATCCCTATTCCAGTGTCTGTAATACCTACCCTGCTAGCCAAGTCGTCAGCCATGTACAACCCCATCATCTACCAGGTCATCGACTGCAAAAACGCCTGTATCAAAGGGTCCTGTTTCAAAGCTTTGAAGAAACGGAAGCACTGCAACAGTTCAAG GTTTCACTCCATTTCGGGTTCGATTAAAGACTTGCCTCCGGACGGGGGTCGTGTTGAAATGCAGAAAGGAGCCGGGTTGTGCTCATCCTAA